The following coding sequences are from one Nilaparvata lugens isolate BPH chromosome 6, ASM1435652v1, whole genome shotgun sequence window:
- the LOC120351888 gene encoding uncharacterized protein LOC120351888 has protein sequence MYSLQLTQIHYSLSIQFEITAVQFELSSLLTRMKERFIMDSKIKRLRSERTSLFCELELEGSSYISEQEDFALIKWLFKARTELIQLNRYTFNQPVKLCSL, from the exons ATGTATTCCCTCCAACTCACTCAAatacattattcattatcaatccAGTTTGAGATAACCGCGGTCCAATTTGAGTTGAG CAGCTTATTGACGAGGATGAAGGAGAGATTCATAATGGACAGCAAGATAAAGCGGCTAAGAAGTGAGCGCACCTCCCTTTTCTGCGAGCTAGAGCTAGAAGGCAGCAGCTACATCAGTGAGCAGGAAGACTTCGCACTAATCAAATGGCTCTTCAAGGCGCGAACAGAGCTGATCCAGTTGAACAGATACACGTTCAATCAGCCAGTGAAGCTGTGCTCCCTGTGA
- the LOC111055755 gene encoding uncharacterized protein LOC111055755: MSYTIEVATEADKKEVYDLMCDHFFHEMPLYAAFQQTEPLSIDEWPAVQTLHEKISVKAVTTDGRIVGVALNVVPTCGEVVALPPKLESFFNEVNKCSKSLLSDLEKNHMEIRCLSVAKVWRNRGISIKLMEESEKLARKLGERKIFAMSTGAFIANAFDKANWTNVFQYNYSEYKKEANFKLPPEPHTFLRLYVKDL; this comes from the exons ATGAGCTACACGATAGAGGTGGCAACCGAGGCTGATAAGAAGGAGGTGTACGATTTGATGTGCGACCACTTCTTTCACGAGATGCCTCTGTATGCCGCCTTCCAGCAAACCGAGCCGTTATCAATCGACGAGTGGCCAGCTGTTCAAACTCTACACGAGAAAATCTCAGTGAAAGCTGTGACGACGGATGGGCGCATAGTGGGTGTAGCCCTGAATGTGGTGCCCACATGTGGAGAGGTGGTGGCATTACCCCCTAAG CTTGAATCCTTTTTCAATGAAGTCAACAAGTGTTCGAAATCTTTGTTGAGCGATTTGGAGAAAAATCACATGGAAATACGGTGCCTATCGGTCGCCAAAGTTTGGAGAAATCGAGGAATTTCCATTAAACTGATGGAAGAGTCGGAAAAATTAGCCAGAAAGCTAGGTGAAAGAAAAATTTTCGCTATGTCAACAGGAGCTTTTATTGCCAATGCTTTCGATAAGGCAAATTGGACTAATGTATTCCAGTATAACTATTCAGAGTATAAGAAAGAAGCTAACTTCAAACTGCCTCCAGAGCCTCATACGTTTTTGAGGCTGTATGTAAAGGATTTATGA